The Lebetimonas natsushimae genomic sequence AAATATTTGCCAAAAAAGTATTTGACAAATTAATATCAGACGGGGTTCCCCCAATCCCCTACAATTATAAAGTTTATTTTTTAAACGAACTTGATAATGAAGACCCAGAATTTAAAAAACATGTCTATGAAATGATTGCTTTAGAAGAGAGCAATGATTTGGAAAAAGATATAGAATTCGAAATTAAATTAAAAAATTCTTTTAAATTTTCAAAAGATTTGTTAAGTCATGTATCAATAGTTTATAAATTAAGTAAAAAATTAAAAGAACTGCTTGAAATACAGTTAAAAGAAGCAGCGCATATTACGAATAACAAGGCTTTGATTAAGCTTATAAATGCTTTTGAAAACAATTTAAAAATTATTGATACAAGACTTAGTAGAGAAATGGATGAGATTAAAAATATTTATTCAAAAAATGTTGAAGTATTAAAAGATATTGAAAAAAATTCTATTTATGATGCAAGATACGGTGTTTATAACAAAAATTATTTTTTAAATGAAATAAAAAAAGAAATTACACTTATAAATAAATTTCATCATACAAGTTCGATAATTGCTGTTAAAATTAAAAATGAAGTATTTAATAAACTTTCATCTGAAAAATCCAGGATTTTAATAAACAGAAGTCTAGCTAAAATAATGCTTAAAACTTCAAGAAGAACAGATGTTGTTGCAAGATTTGAAGAAAATATTTTTGCAATGCTGCTAAAACATACTGATATAATAGGAGCTCAGCGTACAGTTGAGAGGCTTTCTGATGCAATATCCAATGCTTCTGTTTTTTTAGAAGGCGAAGAATTAGATTTAAAAATTGCAGCAGGTATTGTGGAATTAAAAGAAGGTAAAGATGCTGAAACATTTATTTTCAAAGCATTAAAAGCGTTGGAAGAAGCGGAAAAAAACGATGAATTATATGTTATTGAAAAGGCAGAATAATGGCAGTACTTGATATAGTTACCTATCCAAATAAAATACTGAAACAGATTTCAAAACCGGTAGAGAGATTTGACAGTGAACTTCATAAACTTCTTGATAACATGTATGAAACAATGATCGCTAAAAACGGAGTCGGGCTTGCCGCTATTCAGGTAGCGGTTCCTATTAGGGCTTTAATTATAGATATAGGAGATGAAGAGGGAAAACAGGGGGAAAAAACTAAAATAGAAGTCATAAATCCCGAGTTTTTAGTTTGGGAAGGAAGTCAAAAAGATACAGAAGGATGTTTAAGCGTACCCGATTATTTTGATGAAGTGGAAAGGTATGCCAAGGTTAAGGTTAAATATTTTGACAGATTCGGAAAAGAGCATATAACTGATGCAGAAGGCTTACTTAGTGTTGCGTTTCAACATGAAACCGACCATTTAGACGGACATTTGTTTGTAGAAAGGCTTGATTATATAAAAAGAAAGAAATTTGAAAAAGAATGGAAAAAACTTCTAAAACAAAAACGAAAAAAATAAATTCAGCCACCCTTGAGGGATTTAATGCAAAAAAAGTAGAAGTTGAAAGTTCTTTTACAAAAGCACTTCCCGGTTTTTCAATTGTAGGACTTACAAGCCAGTCTATTCAAGAAAGTAAAGAGAGGGTAAAATCGGCTCTACTTAATAATGATTTTGAATTTCCCCCGCTTAAAATAACTATTTCGCTCTCACCTGCGGATTTGAAAAAAGAGGGGAGTCATTTTGATCTGCCAATAGCCCTCAGTATCTTATATCACAAAAAAGATATCAATTTAGATGATTTTTTGGTTTTGGGAGAGCTTGGGCTTGACGGTACACTTAAAGATACAAATGCAATTTTTCCAATAATTTTATCTCTTAAACCGAAAAAAGTGATAATCCCGCTTGAGAGCGCCGCTAAGGTATCTAAAATTCCCGGAATTGAAATCTATGCTTTTTCACATCTAAAAGAGTTTGAAGAGTTTAAACCGAAAGAGTTCAAAAAGAGTGAACTACATTATGACTCAATAAAAATTGATGGTAAAAAATATTATTATGTAAATGAATTTAAAGAAGATTTTATAGATGTAATAGGACAAAATGAGGCAAAAGAAGCCGCTTTGATTTCAGCCGCCGGATTTCACAATATTTTATTAGAGGGAAGTCCGGGTGTTGGAAAATCTATGATTATAAGCAGGATGAGATATATTCTTCCACCGATGAGTTTAGAAGAGATTTTGGAAGTTGAAAAATATAATTCACTTGAAGGTAAAGTTGTAACGTTTAAACCTCTCAGACCTTTCAGGGCGCCTCATTATTCATCAACTAAAGCGGCCATATTTGGAGGAGGCAGCAGAGGGGCTAAAATTGGAGAAATTGCTTTTGCTAATAAAGGAATTTTATTTTTTGATGAACTGCCTTATTTTCAAAAGGATGTTTTGGAAAATCTGCGTCTTCCTCTGCAGGATAAAAAAGTATTAATCAGCAGGGTTAATTCAAAAATAGAATATGAAACGGATATACTTTTTGCAGCGGCTATGAATCCTTGTCCATGTGGTAATTTATTGAGCCCTGTTAAAGAGTGCAGATGCACAGACCTTGAAATAAGACGATATAAAAACAGAATTAGCGAGCCTTTATATGACAGAATTGAAATTTATCATCAGATGACAGAAGATGATGCAAAGGACACGATATCAAGTGAAGAATTGTTTGAAAAGGTTTTAATTGCATTTGAAATGCAAAAAGGTAAATTTAATGCAAATTTAGAGGAAAATTATAAATTTAATTTGGAAAATGAGGCGGTAGAAATTTTAAACAAAGCTAAAAGGAGTTTTGCTTTAAGTAGAAGAAGTGAATTTAATCTGTTGAAAGTTTCCAAAACCATTGCAAATTTAGATAAAAGAAACAAAATAAAAAAAGCAGATATTTTAAAAGCGTTAAGGTTTAGAAAAAGATGAAAGAAATATTTAAGATTTTAAGTGAAGAGCACAATGCGATTAATTTGTTTTGGAATAATTTTCATAAAATAGATACAGGGGTTTACAGAAGTGCACAGATTCTTCCCTGGAGACTTAAAAAACTTATTAGAAAACATAACAT encodes the following:
- the def gene encoding peptide deformylase, with the translated sequence MAVLDIVTYPNKILKQISKPVERFDSELHKLLDNMYETMIAKNGVGLAAIQVAVPIRALIIDIGDEEGKQGEKTKIEVINPEFLVWEGSQKDTEGCLSVPDYFDEVERYAKVKVKYFDRFGKEHITDAEGLLSVAFQHETDHLDGHLFVERLDYIKRKKFEKEWKKLLKQKRKK
- a CDS encoding GGDEF domain-containing protein; translation: MINKSDEKYVSASTKSVSKNNLEIFAKKVFDKLISDGVPPIPYNYKVYFLNELDNEDPEFKKHVYEMIALEESNDLEKDIEFEIKLKNSFKFSKDLLSHVSIVYKLSKKLKELLEIQLKEAAHITNNKALIKLINAFENNLKIIDTRLSREMDEIKNIYSKNVEVLKDIEKNSIYDARYGVYNKNYFLNEIKKEITLINKFHHTSSIIAVKIKNEVFNKLSSEKSRILINRSLAKIMLKTSRRTDVVARFEENIFAMLLKHTDIIGAQRTVERLSDAISNASVFLEGEELDLKIAAGIVELKEGKDAETFIFKALKALEEAEKNDELYVIEKAE
- a CDS encoding YifB family Mg chelatase-like AAA ATPase; translation: MEKTSKTKTKKINSATLEGFNAKKVEVESSFTKALPGFSIVGLTSQSIQESKERVKSALLNNDFEFPPLKITISLSPADLKKEGSHFDLPIALSILYHKKDINLDDFLVLGELGLDGTLKDTNAIFPIILSLKPKKVIIPLESAAKVSKIPGIEIYAFSHLKEFEEFKPKEFKKSELHYDSIKIDGKKYYYVNEFKEDFIDVIGQNEAKEAALISAAGFHNILLEGSPGVGKSMIISRMRYILPPMSLEEILEVEKYNSLEGKVVTFKPLRPFRAPHYSSTKAAIFGGGSRGAKIGEIAFANKGILFFDELPYFQKDVLENLRLPLQDKKVLISRVNSKIEYETDILFAAAMNPCPCGNLLSPVKECRCTDLEIRRYKNRISEPLYDRIEIYHQMTEDDAKDTISSEELFEKVLIAFEMQKGKFNANLEENYKFNLENEAVEILNKAKRSFALSRRSEFNLLKVSKTIANLDKRNKIKKADILKALRFRKR